In a single window of the Micromonospora inositola genome:
- a CDS encoding TetR family transcriptional regulator — protein MTEQTAPTTGAGGPTTGEPATARGEQTRQLILDTAMRLFRERGYARTTMRAIAQEAGVAVGNAYYYFGSKDHLIQEFYADTQTEHLAAAAPVLAREREFAARLAGALHAGVDVLTPYHSFAASFFKTAAEPTSPMSPFSAESSAPREASIALFREVLEGSTARVDAELRPALPELLWLAYMGVVLYWVHDRSPEQVRTRKLIDGAVPLVDRLVGLSRLRVLRPVTRQVLDLIRTLRH, from the coding sequence ATGACCGAGCAGACTGCCCCGACGACCGGTGCGGGTGGCCCGACCACCGGCGAACCGGCGACCGCCCGGGGTGAGCAGACCCGGCAGCTCATCCTGGACACGGCGATGCGGCTGTTCCGGGAGCGCGGCTACGCCCGGACGACCATGCGCGCGATCGCCCAGGAGGCGGGCGTGGCGGTGGGCAACGCCTACTACTACTTCGGCTCCAAGGACCACCTGATCCAGGAGTTCTACGCGGACACCCAGACCGAGCACCTGGCGGCGGCCGCGCCGGTGCTCGCCCGGGAACGCGAGTTCGCCGCGCGGCTGGCCGGCGCGCTGCACGCCGGGGTCGACGTGCTCACCCCGTACCACTCGTTCGCCGCGAGCTTCTTCAAGACCGCCGCCGAGCCCACCTCACCGATGAGCCCGTTCTCCGCCGAGTCCTCCGCGCCCCGGGAGGCGTCCATCGCGCTGTTCCGGGAGGTGCTGGAGGGGTCCACGGCCCGGGTCGACGCGGAGCTGCGGCCGGCGCTGCCCGAGCTGCTCTGGCTCGCGTACATGGGAGTGGTCCTCTACTGGGTGCACGACCGATCCCCGGAGCAGGTCCGCACCCGGAAGCTGATCGACGGGGCGGTGCCGCTGGTCGACCGGCTGGTCGGGCTCTCCCGGCTACGGGTGCTGCGACCGGTGACCCGCCAGGTGCTCGACCTCATCCGCACTCTGCGTCACTGA
- a CDS encoding STAS domain-containing protein: MQVGTREAGPGRVVLTPVGEVDLASAPRLERALDAVLDRPGLVEVVIDLADVRFLDSTGVAILLRGAAEAVGRGGTLRVTNPQPVVTRVLRITAVDVLLGLPGGDADGTPTAEPGWRRLR; the protein is encoded by the coding sequence ATGCAGGTCGGAACGCGGGAGGCGGGCCCCGGCCGCGTCGTGCTGACCCCGGTCGGCGAGGTCGACCTGGCCAGCGCCCCTCGGCTCGAACGGGCGCTGGACGCCGTCCTCGACCGGCCCGGCCTGGTGGAGGTCGTGATCGATCTCGCCGACGTGAGGTTCCTCGACTCGACCGGCGTGGCCATCCTGCTGCGCGGCGCCGCCGAGGCGGTCGGCCGGGGCGGCACCCTGCGGGTGACCAACCCGCAACCGGTGGTGACCCGGGTCCTGCGGATCACCGCGGTCGACGTGCTGCTCGGCCTCCCCGGCGGCGACGCGGACGGCACCCCCACCGCCGAGCCCGGCTGGCGCCGGCTGCGCTGA
- a CDS encoding class I SAM-dependent methyltransferase, translating to MTGSGVLAGGFEAALAELVDRSSERAHWLVLGDGPRVPLPVRRWHGPPEPALTEVVRRCSGPTIDLGCGPGRLTAALAERGLVALGVDVSAVAVRLARGRGAAALRRDVLAPLPGEGRWAHALLVDGNIGIGGDPVRLLRRCAGLLRPGGTALVELAPPGAGLWRGRACVTSGGRAGDDEWGPAFRWARVGVELAGPLASAAGFRVAAVLPLDRRWFVELVRR from the coding sequence GTGACCGGATCCGGGGTGCTCGCCGGCGGCTTCGAGGCCGCGCTGGCCGAACTCGTCGACCGCTCCAGCGAGCGCGCGCACTGGCTGGTGCTCGGCGACGGGCCGCGGGTGCCGCTGCCGGTGCGCCGGTGGCACGGGCCGCCGGAGCCGGCGTTGACCGAGGTGGTGCGGCGCTGCTCCGGGCCGACCATCGACCTGGGCTGCGGGCCAGGTCGGCTCACCGCCGCGCTGGCCGAGCGTGGGCTGGTCGCCCTCGGCGTGGACGTCTCGGCGGTCGCCGTCCGGCTGGCCCGGGGCCGGGGTGCGGCCGCCCTGCGCCGGGACGTCCTCGCGCCGCTGCCCGGCGAGGGACGCTGGGCGCATGCCCTGCTGGTTGACGGCAACATCGGCATCGGCGGCGACCCGGTACGCCTGCTGCGCCGCTGCGCCGGCCTGCTGCGTCCCGGTGGCACGGCGCTGGTCGAGCTGGCGCCGCCGGGCGCGGGCCTGTGGCGGGGGCGCGCGTGCGTCACCTCGGGCGGGCGGGCCGGCGACGACGAGTGGGGGCCGGCGTTCCGCTGGGCCCGGGTGGGGGTGGAGCTGGCCGGGCCGCTGGCGTCCGCCGCCGGCTTCCGGGTCGCCGCCGTGCTGCCGCTCGACCGCCGCTGGTTCGTCGAACTGGTCCGCCGGTAG
- a CDS encoding thiol-disulfide oxidoreductase DCC family protein, whose amino-acid sequence MAPADSTGHGAGGVRGFTVLYDAHCPLCRAARRWLASRPQLVPLEFVPAGSAEARRRFPGLDHDATLRDLTVVADTGAIYAGDGAWFACLWALADHRSTAERLARPHLLPLARRVVATASSIRELVREPGPDPGYGGDDDRADCPDDRCGWPDHRRTGDRPG is encoded by the coding sequence GTGGCCCCGGCGGACTCCACCGGGCACGGGGCCGGTGGGGTCCGCGGGTTCACCGTCCTCTACGACGCGCACTGCCCGCTGTGCCGGGCCGCCCGGCGGTGGTTGGCGTCCCGGCCGCAGCTCGTACCCCTGGAGTTCGTGCCGGCCGGCTCGGCCGAGGCCCGGCGGCGCTTCCCCGGCCTCGACCACGACGCGACGCTGCGGGACCTGACCGTCGTCGCCGACACCGGCGCGATCTACGCGGGGGACGGCGCCTGGTTCGCCTGCCTCTGGGCGCTGGCCGACCACCGGTCCACCGCCGAACGGCTGGCCCGCCCCCACCTGCTGCCGCTGGCCCGGCGGGTGGTGGCGACCGCCTCCTCGATACGCGAGCTGGTCCGGGAACCAGGACCGGACCCGGGATACGGTGGCGACGATGACCGAGCAGACTGCCCCGACGACCGGTGCGGGTGGCCCGACCACCGGCGAACCGGCGACCGCCCGGGGTGA
- a CDS encoding ROK family transcriptional regulator, which yields MSATRLPGTPRLLRALNDRAALELLLERGPLTRARIGELTGLSKVTASQLVERLEERGLVTRVGEQAGGRGPNAQLYAVRPGSAHVVGVDVGAERVVAACADITGAVIGRVEQSTKDTDDPVGVVHNAVVQAASSAGAELSSVRRVVLGTPGLVDPGTGDITFAFNLPRWHSGLLAALREDLHTPVVFENDVNLAAVAEAQSGAAQGVSDFVLVWVGAGVGLAIMLGGRLHHGSSGAAGEIGYLPVPGASIPRDVSKRAKPAFQQLAGADAVHAVAAEHGFAADTPADAVRAAVAAGAAGGPVLDELGRRLALGVASTCVVLDPPLVVLAGEVGQAGGAALAERVQHEVAAITLVRPRVVPTGLTEEPILRGALRTALDAVRDEVFGSTVG from the coding sequence ATGAGTGCGACCCGGCTGCCCGGCACCCCTCGCCTGTTGCGGGCGCTCAATGACCGCGCGGCGCTGGAGCTGCTCCTCGAACGCGGCCCCCTCACCCGGGCCCGGATCGGCGAGCTGACCGGGCTCTCCAAGGTCACCGCCTCCCAGCTGGTGGAGCGGCTGGAGGAGCGGGGCCTGGTCACCCGGGTCGGCGAGCAGGCCGGCGGGCGGGGCCCGAACGCCCAGCTCTACGCGGTCCGGCCGGGCAGCGCCCACGTGGTCGGGGTCGACGTCGGCGCGGAGCGGGTGGTGGCGGCCTGCGCGGACATCACCGGCGCGGTGATCGGCCGGGTGGAGCAGTCCACGAAGGACACCGACGACCCGGTGGGCGTGGTGCACAACGCGGTGGTCCAGGCGGCGAGCAGCGCCGGCGCGGAGCTGTCGAGCGTACGGCGGGTCGTGCTGGGCACCCCCGGCCTGGTCGACCCGGGCACCGGGGACATCACCTTCGCGTTCAACCTGCCGCGCTGGCACAGCGGCCTGCTCGCCGCGCTCCGGGAGGACCTGCACACCCCGGTGGTCTTCGAGAACGACGTCAACCTCGCCGCCGTCGCCGAGGCGCAGTCCGGCGCCGCCCAGGGGGTGTCGGACTTCGTGCTGGTGTGGGTGGGAGCGGGCGTCGGCCTGGCGATCATGCTCGGCGGCCGGCTGCACCACGGCAGCAGCGGCGCGGCCGGCGAGATCGGCTACCTGCCGGTCCCCGGGGCGTCGATCCCGCGGGACGTCTCCAAGCGGGCCAAGCCGGCGTTCCAGCAGCTCGCCGGTGCCGACGCGGTCCATGCGGTGGCCGCCGAGCACGGCTTCGCCGCCGACACCCCGGCCGACGCGGTGCGCGCCGCCGTCGCCGCCGGCGCGGCGGGTGGCCCGGTCCTCGACGAGCTGGGCCGCCGGCTGGCCCTCGGGGTGGCCAGCACCTGCGTGGTGCTCGACCCGCCGCTGGTGGTGCTCGCCGGCGAGGTGGGCCAGGCCGGTGGGGCGGCGCTGGCCGAGCGGGTGCAGCACGAGGTCGCGGCGATCACGCTGGTCCGCCCCCGGGTGGTGCCCACCGGGCTCACCGAGGAGCCGATCCTGCGGGGCGCGCTGCGTACCGCGCTGGACGCGGTTCGCGACGAGGTGTTCGGCTCCACGGTCGGCTGA
- a CDS encoding ABC transporter permease subunit: MNLVRAELERLSARRFVQLMVVLLLTAFAVTAATTLAGSHRPTPAEMSRAQAQAAEQRSSMTAAHDRCLRIKAGTLAPEESDYVPGDCSEIDPVRMERVPVAADFLNGVFTFANQARPLLYFLVAFLMLFGFLVGASYIGADLNSGGVVNLLLWRPRRWAVLGAKLSTLLGALLVLSAVASAAYLAVFWLIGQTAGLPGRLDGEFWQSLGGTYGRGLVLVLLAAALGFAIATLGRHTSAALGTVAAYLVVWELGARLVLQIVGAARPDQWMLSSYLAAWLTGGARFWDNHACRGEVNGFCDGFYTLSWAPGLAVLLALTAALVVAAFAAFRRRDLI; the protein is encoded by the coding sequence GTGAACCTGGTCCGTGCCGAGTTGGAGCGGCTGTCCGCGCGCCGCTTCGTGCAGCTGATGGTGGTGCTGCTGCTGACCGCGTTCGCGGTTACCGCCGCGACCACGCTCGCCGGGTCGCACCGGCCGACCCCGGCCGAGATGAGCCGGGCCCAGGCCCAGGCCGCCGAGCAGCGGAGCAGCATGACGGCGGCGCACGACCGGTGCCTGCGGATCAAGGCGGGGACGCTCGCGCCCGAGGAGAGCGACTACGTCCCCGGGGACTGCAGCGAGATCGACCCGGTCCGGATGGAGCGGGTGCCGGTGGCGGCGGACTTCCTCAACGGCGTCTTCACCTTCGCCAACCAGGCCCGCCCGCTGCTCTACTTCCTTGTCGCCTTCCTGATGCTCTTCGGCTTCCTGGTCGGGGCGTCGTACATCGGGGCCGACCTGAACTCCGGCGGGGTGGTGAACCTGCTCCTCTGGCGGCCCCGCCGGTGGGCGGTGCTCGGCGCGAAGCTCAGCACCCTGCTCGGCGCGCTGCTGGTGCTCTCGGCGGTGGCGTCGGCGGCGTACCTGGCCGTGTTCTGGCTGATCGGGCAGACCGCCGGGCTGCCGGGCCGGCTGGACGGCGAATTCTGGCAGTCGCTGGGCGGGACGTACGGACGAGGGCTGGTGCTGGTGCTGCTGGCCGCCGCGCTGGGTTTCGCGATCGCCACGCTGGGCCGGCACACGTCGGCGGCGCTGGGCACGGTGGCCGCGTACCTGGTGGTATGGGAGTTGGGCGCCCGGCTGGTGCTGCAGATCGTCGGGGCGGCCCGCCCCGACCAGTGGATGCTCTCCAGCTATCTGGCCGCCTGGCTCACCGGGGGGGCCCGGTTCTGGGACAACCACGCGTGCCGGGGCGAGGTGAACGGCTTCTGCGACGGCTTCTACACCCTGAGCTGGGCGCCGGGGCTTGCGGTGCTGCTCGCGCTGACGGCGGCGCTGGTGGTGGCCGCCTTCGCCGCGTTCCGTCGCCGCGACCTGATCTGA
- a CDS encoding ABC transporter ATP-binding protein, which produces MSAVIEIEGLRKTFHTLRHGRRVAVDGFDLLVEAGQVHGFLGPNGSGKTTTLRALLGLVGADGGRMSVLGAPSPARLPEVAGRVGAIVESPQFFGNFTAHRTLRLLAVAGGVPTSRVDEVLEQVGLRDRGDERVKGYSLGMKQRLAVASALLKSPELLILDEPANGLDPAGIREMRDLMRSLSAAGVTVLLSSHILAEIQLICDHVTIISRGRRVAAGPVDEVLAGFDQHEWQVRVAEPERAAELLRALGLAVTTHPDQLVIAGVDEPELISRTLGEQGLWVRELVPLRPDLESVFLELTGTTPQPAVPRQVGGSVRPDAGPEDLVIDLDARENREVGA; this is translated from the coding sequence ATGAGCGCGGTCATCGAGATTGAGGGTCTCCGTAAGACCTTCCACACACTCCGCCACGGGCGTCGGGTCGCCGTCGACGGTTTCGACCTGCTGGTCGAGGCCGGCCAGGTGCACGGCTTCCTCGGGCCCAACGGCTCGGGCAAGACCACCACGCTGCGCGCCCTGCTGGGGCTGGTCGGGGCGGACGGCGGCCGGATGAGCGTGCTCGGGGCGCCCTCGCCGGCGCGGCTGCCCGAGGTCGCCGGCCGGGTCGGCGCGATCGTGGAGAGCCCGCAGTTCTTCGGCAACTTCACCGCCCACCGGACGCTGCGGCTGCTCGCCGTGGCCGGGGGCGTGCCGACCAGCCGGGTGGACGAGGTGCTGGAGCAGGTCGGCCTGCGCGATCGGGGCGACGAGCGGGTCAAGGGCTACTCGCTGGGCATGAAGCAGCGGCTGGCGGTGGCGTCGGCGTTGCTGAAGAGCCCGGAACTGCTGATCCTCGACGAGCCGGCGAACGGGCTGGACCCGGCGGGGATCCGGGAGATGCGGGACCTGATGCGGTCGCTCTCCGCGGCGGGCGTGACCGTACTGCTCTCCAGCCACATCCTGGCCGAGATCCAGCTCATCTGCGACCACGTGACGATCATCAGCCGGGGCCGCCGGGTCGCGGCCGGGCCGGTCGACGAGGTGCTCGCCGGTTTCGACCAGCACGAGTGGCAGGTCCGGGTGGCCGAGCCGGAGCGCGCGGCGGAGCTGCTGCGGGCGCTCGGGCTGGCGGTCACCACGCATCCCGACCAGCTGGTGATCGCCGGGGTGGACGAGCCGGAGCTGATCAGCCGCACGCTGGGCGAGCAGGGCCTCTGGGTACGCGAGCTGGTCCCGCTCCGGCCGGACCTGGAGAGCGTCTTCCTGGAGCTGACCGGGACCACGCCGCAGCCGGCGGTGCCCCGCCAGGTGGGCGGTTCGGTCCGGCCGGACGCCGGTCCGGAAGACCTGGTGATCGACCTCGACGCGCGCGAGAACCGGGAGGTGGGGGCGTGA
- a CDS encoding PP2C family protein-serine/threonine phosphatase: MTATGPWLRALADLLDRSHRLPPDTLPEAVNAALGDLGVTVTAYLVDAEQEWLRPLPEAGRPLPEPLPIDTSLPGRAYTDVRARAGQDGRLWVPVVDGTERLGLLAVSLPNGLDPEDDAVRDGCRLIAGLIGHLVASKTAYGDLLRRARRSAPMALSAELLWQLLPPLTFATEAVVVSAILEPCYEVGGDAFDYALDGGTLALAILDGVGHGLPAVLTTSVALSALRAARRAGTELAGLAAAVDAGLRSQWTDGRFVTGQLASLDVDSGRLRYVNAGHPAPVLLRRGRAVRALTGGRRIPFGLAFGGPTAAEVAEIRLEPGDRLLLHTDGVTEARNAAGEMFGLPRMADLAERLVGSGLAAPETLRRLSRAVTEHRGTGSGDDATMVLLEWSGEAAARVEP; the protein is encoded by the coding sequence ATGACCGCCACCGGCCCCTGGCTCCGGGCCCTCGCTGACCTGCTCGACCGGTCGCACCGGCTCCCGCCGGACACGCTGCCGGAGGCGGTGAACGCGGCCCTGGGCGACCTCGGCGTCACGGTCACCGCCTACCTGGTGGACGCCGAGCAGGAGTGGCTGCGCCCGCTGCCCGAGGCGGGGCGGCCGCTGCCCGAGCCGCTGCCGATCGACACCAGCCTGCCCGGCCGCGCCTACACGGACGTGCGGGCCCGCGCCGGGCAGGACGGCCGGCTCTGGGTGCCGGTGGTCGACGGTACGGAACGGCTGGGCCTGCTGGCGGTCTCGCTGCCGAACGGACTCGATCCGGAGGACGACGCCGTCCGCGACGGCTGCCGCCTGATCGCCGGGTTGATCGGCCACCTGGTGGCGAGCAAGACGGCGTACGGCGACCTCCTGCGCCGGGCCCGGCGCAGTGCCCCGATGGCGCTGTCGGCCGAGCTGCTCTGGCAGTTGCTCCCGCCGCTGACCTTCGCCACCGAGGCCGTGGTGGTCAGCGCGATCCTCGAGCCCTGCTACGAGGTCGGCGGGGACGCCTTCGACTACGCGTTGGACGGCGGGACGCTCGCGCTGGCGATCCTGGACGGGGTGGGGCACGGCCTGCCGGCGGTGCTCACCACCTCGGTCGCGCTCTCCGCGCTGCGGGCGGCCCGGCGCGCCGGCACGGAACTGGCCGGTCTGGCCGCGGCGGTTGACGCCGGGCTGCGCAGCCAGTGGACGGACGGGCGGTTCGTGACCGGCCAGCTGGCCTCCCTCGACGTCGACAGCGGCCGGCTCCGGTACGTCAACGCCGGGCATCCCGCCCCGGTGCTGCTGCGCCGCGGTCGGGCCGTACGCGCGCTGACGGGTGGGCGGCGCATCCCGTTCGGCCTGGCGTTCGGCGGTCCGACCGCAGCCGAGGTGGCCGAGATCCGGCTGGAGCCCGGCGACCGGCTGCTGCTGCACACCGACGGCGTCACCGAAGCCCGGAACGCCGCCGGCGAGATGTTCGGGCTGCCCCGGATGGCCGATCTCGCCGAGCGGCTGGTCGGGTCCGGCCTGGCGGCCCCGGAGACGCTACGCAGGTTGAGCCGGGCGGTGACGGAACACCGGGGCACGGGGTCCGGCGACGACGCCACGATGGTGCTGCTGGAGTGGTCCGGCGAGGCGGCGGCGCGGGTGGAGCCCTGA
- a CDS encoding glycoside hydrolase family 3 protein yields the protein MGLDPGLRRLALGTLLAAYPGPVPPDWAVDLLAEGLAGHTLFGTNIHDPAQVAAGTAALRAGRSDVIIAIDEEGGDVTRLAHATGSPYPGNAALGAVDDVTLTRQVYAAIGAELAALGITVDLAPTVDVNTADDNPVIGTRSFGADPARVAAHSAAAVTGLQSAGVAACAKHFPGHGATVADSHHELPTVDVPPALLRQRDLPPFAAVVDAGVRAVMTAHIRVPALTGDGPATFSRAVLVDLLRREYGFTGTVITDALEMKGAALAAGGVGLAAVRALAAGADLLCIGAKVDAELVEQVAAEIVEALADGRLDRGRVEEAAGRAADLAAWTSAPGTPKPGVDGLGYAAALRAVRVEGDVAELTKPLVVQLHADSTIAEGRVPWGLGPHIADAEEVRALAGETDPEALRRLAGDRPIVLVGRHLHRLPGGPELVDALAAMHPVTVVEMGWPGRWRPTGARAFVITYGASHANGRAAAQVLGLTG from the coding sequence GTGGGGTTGGATCCAGGACTTCGCCGGCTCGCGCTGGGCACCCTGCTCGCCGCGTACCCGGGGCCGGTCCCGCCCGACTGGGCGGTGGACCTGCTGGCCGAGGGACTCGCCGGGCACACCCTGTTCGGCACCAACATCCACGACCCGGCCCAGGTGGCGGCGGGCACCGCCGCCCTGCGGGCCGGCCGGTCGGACGTCATCATCGCGATCGACGAGGAGGGCGGTGACGTCACCCGGCTGGCCCACGCCACCGGCAGCCCGTACCCAGGCAACGCCGCGCTCGGCGCGGTCGACGACGTGACGCTGACCCGCCAGGTGTACGCGGCGATCGGCGCGGAGCTGGCCGCCCTCGGCATCACCGTCGACCTGGCCCCCACCGTCGACGTCAACACCGCGGACGACAACCCGGTCATCGGCACCCGCTCGTTCGGCGCCGACCCGGCCCGGGTGGCCGCCCACTCGGCCGCCGCCGTGACCGGCCTCCAGTCGGCCGGGGTGGCCGCCTGCGCCAAGCACTTCCCCGGCCACGGCGCGACCGTCGCCGACTCCCACCACGAGCTGCCCACCGTCGACGTGCCGCCGGCCCTCCTGCGCCAGCGGGACCTGCCGCCGTTCGCGGCCGTCGTCGACGCCGGCGTCCGCGCGGTGATGACCGCCCACATCCGGGTGCCGGCGCTGACCGGCGACGGCCCGGCCACCTTCAGCCGGGCGGTCCTGGTCGACCTGCTGCGCCGGGAGTACGGCTTCACCGGCACCGTGATCACCGACGCGCTGGAGATGAAGGGCGCCGCGCTGGCCGCGGGCGGCGTCGGACTGGCCGCCGTGCGCGCCCTGGCCGCCGGGGCCGACCTGCTCTGCATCGGCGCGAAGGTCGACGCCGAACTGGTGGAGCAGGTGGCGGCGGAGATCGTCGAGGCGCTCGCCGACGGGCGGTTGGACCGGGGCCGGGTCGAGGAGGCGGCCGGCCGCGCCGCCGACCTGGCCGCCTGGACCAGCGCCCCCGGCACCCCGAAGCCGGGCGTCGACGGGCTCGGGTACGCCGCGGCGCTCCGGGCGGTACGCGTCGAGGGCGACGTCGCCGAGCTGACCAAGCCGCTCGTGGTGCAGCTGCACGCCGACTCCACCATCGCCGAGGGTCGGGTGCCGTGGGGGCTGGGCCCGCACATCGCCGACGCCGAGGAGGTCCGCGCGTTGGCCGGTGAGACCGACCCGGAGGCGCTGCGCCGACTCGCCGGGGACCGACCCATCGTGCTGGTCGGCCGGCATCTGCACCGGCTCCCGGGCGGCCCGGAGCTGGTCGACGCGCTGGCCGCCATGCACCCGGTCACGGTGGTGGAGATGGGCTGGCCGGGCCGCTGGCGGCCGACCGGCGCCCGGGCGTTCGTCATCACGTACGGCGCCAGCCACGCCAACGGACGAGCAGCGGCACAGGTGCTCGGTCTCACCGGCTGA
- a CDS encoding TIGR04282 family arsenosugar biosynthesis glycosyltransferase, which translates to MTVLLVLAKAPVPGQVKTRLCPPLDADRAAAVAAAALLDTLDAVRAVPGVAPVLAHTGPLDRAVRGAEIRAALAGWTLLSQRGRGLGERLAAAHADAGAAFPGQPVLQLGMDTPQVGADLLGAAVDALAGADALLGTAVDGGWWALGLRDPAAAAVLRGVPMSTPATGRLTRAALTGRALRVGALPQLADVDEWPSAQAVAAAAPAGRFAAAVREIEGGLTGAFTRAVREVEGGSAGRAVRPEPLSARPARRAR; encoded by the coding sequence ATGACGGTGCTGCTGGTGCTGGCGAAGGCGCCCGTGCCGGGCCAGGTGAAGACCCGGCTCTGCCCGCCGCTCGATGCCGACCGGGCCGCGGCGGTCGCCGCCGCCGCGCTGCTGGACACCCTGGACGCGGTCCGGGCGGTGCCCGGCGTGGCGCCGGTGCTGGCCCACACCGGCCCCCTCGACCGGGCGGTACGCGGTGCGGAGATCCGGGCCGCGCTGGCCGGCTGGACCCTGCTGTCCCAGCGCGGCCGGGGCCTTGGCGAGCGACTGGCCGCCGCGCACGCGGACGCGGGTGCGGCGTTCCCCGGCCAACCGGTGCTGCAGCTCGGCATGGACACCCCGCAGGTCGGCGCCGACCTGCTCGGCGCGGCCGTGGACGCGCTGGCCGGGGCGGACGCGCTGCTCGGCACGGCCGTGGACGGCGGTTGGTGGGCGCTGGGGCTGCGCGATCCGGCTGCGGCGGCCGTGCTGCGGGGCGTGCCGATGTCCACCCCGGCGACCGGGCGGCTGACCCGGGCCGCGCTGACCGGCCGGGCCCTGCGGGTCGGGGCCCTGCCGCAGCTCGCCGACGTGGACGAGTGGCCATCCGCCCAGGCCGTCGCCGCCGCCGCGCCGGCCGGCCGCTTCGCCGCGGCGGTCCGGGAGATCGAGGGTGGGCTGACCGGCGCCTTCACCCGGGCGGTGCGGGAGGTCGAGGGTGGCTCGGCCGGACGTGCGGTGCGGCCGGAGCCGCTCTCGGCGCGCCCGGCCCGGCGCGCCCGGTGA
- a CDS encoding glycosyltransferase family 2 protein has product METVVDVVLPCLDEAAALPGVLAGLPPGYRAVVVDNGSTDGSPEVAAAHGARVVHEPRRGYGAAVHTGLLAARAELVCVLDADGSFDPGELPGLAGPVLAGRADLVAGRRRPMTRAAWPWHARAGNALLAAGLRRRGVPVHDLSPIRVARRAALLELGVADRAFGYPLELLLRAAAAGWRIVELDVRYAPRAAGTRSKVSGSVRGTARAVRDMTAVLRAGVAPVSATQRSPAVANEGRLS; this is encoded by the coding sequence ATGGAGACAGTGGTCGACGTGGTGCTGCCGTGCCTGGACGAGGCGGCCGCCCTGCCCGGTGTGCTCGCCGGGCTGCCGCCCGGGTACCGCGCCGTCGTGGTGGACAACGGCTCCACCGACGGCTCGCCCGAGGTGGCCGCCGCGCACGGCGCCCGGGTGGTGCACGAACCCCGGCGCGGCTACGGCGCCGCCGTCCACACCGGGCTGCTCGCCGCCCGTGCCGAGCTGGTCTGCGTGCTGGACGCGGACGGCTCGTTCGACCCGGGGGAGCTGCCTGGCCTGGCCGGGCCGGTGCTGGCGGGCCGGGCCGACCTGGTCGCCGGGCGTCGCCGGCCGATGACCCGCGCCGCCTGGCCGTGGCACGCCCGCGCCGGCAACGCGCTCCTCGCCGCCGGGCTGCGCCGCCGGGGCGTACCGGTGCACGACCTGAGCCCGATCCGCGTGGCCCGCCGCGCGGCGCTGCTGGAACTCGGCGTCGCGGACCGTGCCTTCGGCTACCCGCTGGAGCTGCTGCTCCGCGCGGCCGCCGCCGGGTGGCGGATCGTCGAGCTGGACGTGCGGTACGCGCCGCGGGCGGCCGGCACCCGGTCGAAGGTCTCCGGCTCGGTCCGGGGCACCGCCCGCGCGGTGCGCGACATGACGGCGGTGCTGCGGGCGGGGGTCGCTCCGGTGAGCGCAACGCAGCGGAGCCCCGCGGTCGCGAACGAAGGACGGCTCTCATGA
- a CDS encoding GNAT family N-acetyltransferase, translating into MLDRRLFLHLATWLGQWPAGPGLHVVRSYRRARPAWDGRLRPAIAVAAPGCAVLSVPPDRVEAVRALVDGRPGENVLPELPATVGLPDWTTHAGAFRWSLAPAPLPDVGEWVSPTGPGLPPWLRLFDREVLVVRDADGRYLAGAGIKRHDAHGHELAVGTVPAARGRGLARRLVAQAARRVLDEGAVPTYLHNFDNAASARVAEAAGFPDRGWTSFGVFPR; encoded by the coding sequence GTGCTCGACCGGCGGTTGTTCCTGCACCTGGCGACCTGGCTGGGGCAGTGGCCGGCCGGTCCGGGGCTGCACGTGGTCCGCTCGTACCGCCGCGCGCGACCGGCCTGGGACGGCCGGCTGCGGCCCGCCATCGCGGTCGCCGCGCCCGGCTGCGCCGTCCTTTCCGTACCGCCGGACCGGGTCGAGGCGGTCCGGGCCCTGGTCGACGGACGTCCGGGGGAGAACGTCCTGCCGGAGCTGCCCGCGACGGTCGGGCTGCCGGACTGGACCACCCACGCGGGCGCCTTCCGGTGGAGCCTGGCCCCGGCGCCGCTGCCCGACGTCGGCGAGTGGGTTTCGCCGACGGGGCCGGGGCTGCCGCCCTGGCTGCGGCTGTTCGACCGGGAGGTGCTGGTGGTGCGGGACGCCGACGGGCGATACCTCGCCGGCGCGGGGATCAAGCGGCACGACGCCCACGGGCACGAGCTGGCCGTCGGCACGGTACCGGCCGCCCGGGGCCGGGGCCTGGCCCGGCGGCTCGTCGCCCAGGCGGCCCGGCGGGTGCTCGACGAGGGCGCCGTCCCCACCTACCTGCACAACTTCGACAACGCCGCGTCCGCCCGGGTGGCCGAGGCGGCCGGCTTTCCGGACCGGGGCTGGACATCGTTCGGGGTCTTCCCGCGCTGA